One Diospyros lotus cultivar Yz01 chromosome 1, ASM1463336v1, whole genome shotgun sequence genomic window carries:
- the LOC127807119 gene encoding basic leucine zipper 23-like isoform X2: MDDGEVDFSNQDVFSTSNIGDLPGGGSMDSFLDEILKDTHACTHTHTCHPPGPDYSHTHTCFHVHTKIVSAPSEEKISTDDTAESSEKKPKKRPLGNREAVRKYREKKKARAASLEDEVERLRALNQQLMKRLQGQAALEAEIARLKCLLVDIRGRIEGEIGSFPYQRSARSGDIYQNAATLNFPGAYVMNPCNMQFDDQAHCRHPGMDGKSGEAGSLNGQGFSGCEFENLQCLGSQGAGLKELPNCGLGNMSSTVNSSGAKKRRVSPVCSSQRSLNLNGRNENGSH; encoded by the coding sequence ATGGACGACGGAGAGGTTGATTTCTCAAACCAGGACGTGTTTTCAACTTCAAACATTGGTGATCTACCGGGCGGTGGTTCTATGGATAGCTTTCTTGATGAAATTCTGAAGGATACACATGCCTGCACTCATACCCACACTTGCCATCCGCCAGGCCCTGATTATTCTCATACGCACACTTGCTTTCATGTGCACACTAAAATTGTGTCTGCCCCATCTGAGGAGAAAATTTCTACAGATGATACTGCTGAGTCCTCAGAAAAGAAACCAAAGAAACGCCCATTGGGAAATCGTGAAGCAGTTCGCAAGTACCGTGAGAAGAAGAAGGCTCGTGCTGCATCCTTAGAGGATGAAGTTGAGAGATTGAGGGCTCTGAACCAGCAGTTGATGAAGAGATTGCAAGGTCAGGCTGCATTGGAGGCTGAGATTGCCAGGCTTAAGTGTTTACTTGTGGACATCCGAGGGAGGATTGAAGGTGAGATTGGATCTTTTCCATATCAGAGGTCTGCCAGGAGTGGTGATATTTATCAAAATGCAGCAACACTGAACTTTCCTGGTGCATATGTGATGAATCCATGTAATATGCAGTTTGATGATCAGGCTCACTGCCGTCATCCAGGGATGGATGGAAAAAGTGGGGAAGCTGGATCCTTAAATGGTCAAGGTTTCAGTGGTTGTGAGTTTGAGAATTTGCAATGTTTGGGAAGCCAGGGTGCTGGATTGAAGGAGCTTCCTAATTGTGGACTTGGCAACATGTCTTCTACAGTCAATTCTTCTGGTGCAAAGAAGAGAAGAG
- the LOC127807119 gene encoding basic leucine zipper 23-like isoform X3 has product MDDGEVDFSNQDVFSTSNIGDLPGGGSMDSFLDEILKDTHACTHTHTCHPPGPDYSHTHTCFHVHTKIVSAPSEEKISTDDTAESSEKKPKKRPLGNREAVRKYREKKKARAASLEDEVERLRALNQQLMKRLQGQAALEAEIARLKCLLVDIRGRIEGEIGSFPYQRSARSGDIYQNAATLNFPGAYVMNPCNMQFDDQAHCRHPGMDGKSGEAGSLNGQGFSGCEFENLQCLGSQGAGLKELPNCGLGNMSSTVNSSGAKKRRGGTRAAPAS; this is encoded by the coding sequence ATGGACGACGGAGAGGTTGATTTCTCAAACCAGGACGTGTTTTCAACTTCAAACATTGGTGATCTACCGGGCGGTGGTTCTATGGATAGCTTTCTTGATGAAATTCTGAAGGATACACATGCCTGCACTCATACCCACACTTGCCATCCGCCAGGCCCTGATTATTCTCATACGCACACTTGCTTTCATGTGCACACTAAAATTGTGTCTGCCCCATCTGAGGAGAAAATTTCTACAGATGATACTGCTGAGTCCTCAGAAAAGAAACCAAAGAAACGCCCATTGGGAAATCGTGAAGCAGTTCGCAAGTACCGTGAGAAGAAGAAGGCTCGTGCTGCATCCTTAGAGGATGAAGTTGAGAGATTGAGGGCTCTGAACCAGCAGTTGATGAAGAGATTGCAAGGTCAGGCTGCATTGGAGGCTGAGATTGCCAGGCTTAAGTGTTTACTTGTGGACATCCGAGGGAGGATTGAAGGTGAGATTGGATCTTTTCCATATCAGAGGTCTGCCAGGAGTGGTGATATTTATCAAAATGCAGCAACACTGAACTTTCCTGGTGCATATGTGATGAATCCATGTAATATGCAGTTTGATGATCAGGCTCACTGCCGTCATCCAGGGATGGATGGAAAAAGTGGGGAAGCTGGATCCTTAAATGGTCAAGGTTTCAGTGGTTGTGAGTTTGAGAATTTGCAATGTTTGGGAAGCCAGGGTGCTGGATTGAAGGAGCTTCCTAATTGTGGACTTGGCAACATGTCTTCTACAGTCAATTCTTCTGGTGCAAAGAAGAGAAGAG
- the LOC127796602 gene encoding beta-galactosidase 13-like yields MMGRMYLGLALVCLLVASGSLGVQGQDGPTVTYDARSLIINGSRDLLFSGSIHYPRSPPEMWPELLRQAKEGGLNVIQTYVFWNLHEPVQGQYNFEGNADLVKFIKLIQEHGMYVTLRLGPFIQAEWNHGGLPYWLREVPNIIFRSDNEPFKHHMKKYVKMIIDLMKKEKLFYPQGGPIIMSQIENEYNTIQLAYRDAGLRYIQWAANMAVSLKTGVPWVMCKQREAPDPVINTCNGRHCGDTFTGPNNPNKPSMWTENWTAQFRVFGDPPSQRAAEDISYAVARFFSKNGTLNNYYMYHGGTNFGRTSASFVATRYYDEAPLDEYGLRREPKYGHLRDLHRALKLSKKALLWGNPTSQQINADLEIRTYEKAGSNICAAFLSNNNSKVPGTVNFRGQDYFLPAKSISILPDCKTVVYNTQTIVSQHNTRNFHPSKKATHLAWEMFQESVPDRSQLDINFMQPLELYNLTKDTSDYAWYITSITFDRRDLPFRSDILPVIQVASLGHALIAFVNGEYIGFGHGSHIEKSFVFQKPINLKPGVNEVALLGILVGLPDSGAYMEKRYAGPRAVTIQGLSAGTLDLTYNHWKHMVGMPGEKLQLFTEEGASKVNWNPAGIAGPPLTWYKTYFDAPEGHNPVAVRMSTMGKGMIWVNGISVGRYWVNYLSPLGRPTQSEYHIPRAYLKPTKNLLVILEETGGNPTGIEILVVNRDTICSFITENHPPDVKSWDKTGEGLQTVVESVKSGAHLSCPGEKVMKQIDFASFGNPYGSCGSFGLGNCTSPNSLKVVEQHCLGKNKCTVPLSREIFDNKNEDKCPEVSKILAVQARCAHKKT; encoded by the exons ATGATGGGAAGAATGTACTTAGGATTGGCGCTTGTTTGCTTGCTGGTGGCGTCTGGATCTCTTGGTGTCCAAGGCCAAGATGGACCGACCGTGACTTATGATGCTCGATCATTGATCATCAATGGCTCCCGGGACCTCCTCTTCTCCGGTTCCATTCATTATCCCCGTAGCCCTCCCGAG ATGTGGCCAGAACTCCTAAGACAAGCCAAGGAAGGGGGTCTCAATGTAATCCAAACTTACGTTTTCTGGAACCTTCATGAGCCTGTTCAAGGCCAG TACAACTTTGAGGGGAATGCCGACCTGGTAAAATTCATCAAATTGATCCAAGAACATGGAATGTACGTTACTCTTCGGCTTGGGCCCTTCATCCAGGCTGAGTGGAATCACGG AGGATTGCCCTACTGGCTAAGAGAGGTCCCCAACATTATATTCCGCTCTGATAATGAACCATTCAAG CACCACATGAAGAAGTATGTGAAGATGATAATAGATCTGATGAAGAAGGAGAAGCTGTTTTATCCCCAAGGAGGACCCATCATTATGTCACAG ATTGAGAATGAATACAACACCATACAGTTGGCTTATAGAGACGCAGGCCTTCGCTACATTCAGTGGGCAGCAAACATGGCCGTTAGCCTCAAAACAGGCGTCCCATGGGTCATGTGCAAGCAGAGGGAAGCCCCTGATCCTGTG ATCAATACGTGCAATGGAAGGCACTGCGGAGATACGTTCACCGGGCCCAACAATCCCAATAAGCCTTCTATGTGGACTGAGAACTGGACTGCTCA GTTCAGAGTGTTCGGAGACCCGCCGTCTCAGAGAGCGGCCGAAGATATTTCGTATGCTGTCGCTCGCTTCTTCTCCAAGAACGGAACTCTCAACAATTATTATATG TACCATGGAGGGACGAACTTCGGAAGAACATCCGCGTCTTTTGTTGCAACCCGCTACTACGATGAAGCTCCTCTTGACGAATATG GCTTGCGCAGGGAACCCAAATACGGTCACCTCAGGGACTTGCATAGGGCTTTGAAGTTGTCCAAGAAGGCTCTGCTTTGGGGGAATCCAACTTCCCAACAGATCAACGCAGATTTAGAG ATTCGAACTTACGAGAAGGCTGGATCTAACATTTGCGCCGCCTTCCTGAGCAACAACAACAGCAAGGTTCCCGGAACTGTTAATTTCAGGGGTCAGGATTATTTTCTTCCGGCGAAATCCATCAGCATCCTCCCCGATTGCAAGACCGTGGTTTACAATACTCAGACA ATCGTGTCACAACATAATACAAGGAATTTCCATCCATCGAAGAAAGCAACCCATCTTGCATGGGAAATGTTCCAAGAATCTGTTCCAGATAGAAGCCAACTAGATATTAATTTCATGCAACCATTGGAGCTCTATAACTTGACTAAGGATACATCAGACTATGCATGGTACATCACCAG CATAACTTTTGACCGGCGCGATTTGCCATTCCGATCTGACATTCTTCCAGTCATACAGGTTGCAAGTCTTGGCCATGCATTGATTGCGTTCGTAAACGGAGAATACATAG GATTTGGGCATGGAAGCCACATAGAAAAGAGTTTTGTCTTCCAAAAGCCAATAAATTTGAAGCCAGGAGTCAATGAAGTAGCACTATTAGGCATTCTTGTGGGACTTCCG GATAGCGGAGCCTACATGGAGAAGAGGTATGCTGGGCCTCGAGCTGTGACAATCCAAGGTTTGAGTGCTGGAACGCTTGATTTAACCTACAACCACTGGAAGCATATG GTTGGCATGCCTGGAGAAAAGCTCCAGTTGTTCACAGAGGAAGGCGCAAGTAAAGTAAATTGGAATCCAGCTGGAATAGCAGGACCACCGCTTACTTGGTATAAG ACATACTTTGATGCTCCAGAAGGTCACAATCCGGTGGCTGTCAGGATGAGCACCATGGGAAAAGGAATGATTTGGGTCAATGGCATAAGTGTTGGCCGGTATTGGGTGAATTACCTGTCACCTCTTGGACGGCCTACTCAGTCCGA GTACCATATTCCAAGAGCTTACTTGAAGCCCACAAAGAATTTGCTAGTAATCCTTGAGGAAACCGGAGGAAACCCAACAGGCATTGAGATCCTAGTTGTCAACAGAGACACCATATGCAGCTTCATCACCGAGAATCATCCACCCGATGTTAAGTCATGGGATAAGACAGGGGAAGGCTTGCAGACTGTGGTTGAGTCTGTAAAATCAGGAGCTCATTTATCGTGCCCTGGCGAAAAAGTGATGAAGCAGATTGATTTTGCAAGCTTTGGCAATCCATATGGCTCGTGCGGCAGTTTTGGCCTTGGAAATTGCACTTCTCCCAACAGCCTGAAAGTTGTTGAGCAG CATTGCTTGGGGAAGAACAAATGTACGGTTCCATTGTCGAGAGAGATTTTCGATAACAAAAACGAGGATAAATGCCCAGAAGTCTCGAAGATACTGGCTGTCCAAGCAAGGTGTGCCCATAAGAAGACGTGA
- the LOC127787438 gene encoding protein kinase STUNTED-like isoform X1, producing MTIDEAKAGAIDGRKIIVGVRTDGHGQELLDWALVKVADPGDHVVAVHVCRDSDSSSKEKALMDGYLEAYEGLCTQKKVDLTAEVLIGSSIRKVLVREAKNRAAVAVIVGTNREIPFRTRASVAKYCAKHLPPTTNVLAIHNGKVVYTSLWSNHSPGKKGDPRPSLSRNKNPTSTDNQSEYGDSETSEVANARYSHELIQSSKDGSGDVSSDSRSGNLSAALRQTKLSSSLSFPVEDFGEQRPGWPLLRTGTLATPPTREARKISVVRWVMSLPDRSPPETPQSGASSFASVETDVLLSRESINSMDKNDTSSAHGELLDKLDKILKTNSSPCKWFNFDVIKTSTTQFSSDKLIGQGGCNCVYKGLLPDGRPAAVKVLRSCKQARQDFTQEVEIMSLLEHKNINHLLGISIEDNNLISVYDFCYKGSLEQNLHGNDKQTFVLPWEVRFKVAVGIAEALHYLHEECSPPVIHRDVKSSNILLSDEFEPQLSDFGLAIWGPSGKSFLIDNDVVGTFGYLAPEYFMYGKVSDKIDVYSFGVVLLELLTGRKPICSETAKGWESLVMWVKPKLETGEVKGILDPNLDGNIDDVQAQRMLLAARLCLTRSARLRPKMSQILKILREEKDLEEWENSQFIGGEKDVENTDDEVYPHSSAASHLGLALLDVDDTTSSSSMEQSARISMEEYLKRRWSRSSSLD from the exons atgaCGATTGACGAGGCTAAGGCTGGGGCAATTGACGGGAGGAAGATCATAGTTGGGGTCAGAACCGATGGCCATGGCCAAGAGCTGCTCGATTGGGCTCTTGTGAAAGTTGCAGATCCAGGAGATCATGTTGTTGCAGTTCATGTGTGCAGAGATTCTG ATTCCAGTTCAAAGGAGAAGGCATTGATGGATGGTTATTTAGAAGCTTATGAAGGCCTATGCACTCAGAAAAag GTAGATCTCACCGCTGAAGTCTTGATTGGAAGCTCAATCCGAAAGGTTCTGGTGAGAGAGGCTAAAAACCGTGCTGCTGTGGCTGTGATCGTGGGGACAAACAGAGAAATCCCTTTCAG GACTCGGGCCTCAGTGGCTAAATATTGTGCGAAGCACCTTCCTCCAACCACCAATGTTCTGGCTATCCACAATGGGAAAGTTGTCTACACAAGTTTGTGGAGTAACCATTCACCAG GTAAGAAAGGAGATCCCAGGCCAAGTCTTTCCCGTAATAAAAATCCTACAAGCACTGACAACCAGTCTGAATATGGCGATTCCGAGACATCTGAGGTTGCAAATGCAAGATACAGCCATGAATTGATTCAGAGCTCTAAAGATGGATCAGGGGACGTTAGCAGTGACTCAAGAAGCGGTAATTTGAGTGCTGCTCTAAGACAGACAAAACTTTCAAGCTCACTTTCATTTCCTGTGGAGGACTTTGGAGAGCAGAGGCCCGGTTGGCCTCTGCTTCGAACAGGTACTCTAGCGACCCCACCAACCAGGGAAGCAAGAAAGATATCTGTGGTGCGGTGGGTAATGAGCTTACCAGACCGATCTCCACCAGAAACTCCTCAGTCCGGGGCTTCCAGTTTTGCTTCAGTCGAAACAGATGTATTGTTGTCGAGAGAGAGCATCAACTCCATGGACAAAAATGACACAAGTTCAGCACACGGTGAGCTTCTAGACAAGTTGGACAAGATCTTAAAAACAAATTCATCCCCCTGCAAGTGGTTCAACTTTGATGTCATTAAAACTTCTACCACGCAGTTCTCTTCAG ACAAGCTAATTGGTCAAGGAGGGTGTAATTGTGTGTACAAGGGGCTTCTTCCGGACGGGAGGCCGGCTGCTGTAAAGGTGTTAAGGTCGTGCAAACAAGCACGGCAGGATTTCACCCAGGAAGTCGAAATCATGAGCTTACTGGAGCATAAAAACATCAACCATTTGCTTGGGATAAGCATTGAAGATAACAACCTAATCTCAGTTTACGATTTCTGCTACAAAGGAAGTCTAGAACAAAACCTACACG GCAATGACAAACAAACCTTTGTGCTGCCATGGGAAGTGAGATTCAAAGTAGCTGTTGGGATTGCCGAAGCCCTTCATTACCTACATGAAGAATGTTCCCCACCGGTCATTCACAGGGATGTGAAGTCTTCAAATATTCTTCTCTCCGATGAGTTTGAACCACAG CTCTCTGATTTTGGGCTAGCAATCTGGGGGCCATCGGGTAAATCATTTCTCATAGACAACGATGTAGTAGGAACTTTTGGGTATCTTGCTCCTGAATACTTCATGTACGGGAAGGTCAGTGACAAGATCGATGTCTACTCTTTCGGTGTGGTTCTTCTTGAACTGTTAACGGGGCGAAAACCGATCTGTTCAGAGACTGCCAAGGGCTGGGAGAGCTTGGTCATGTGG GTGAAACCAAAGCTGGAGACTGGAGAGGTCAAAGGTATACTTGATCCAAATCTAGATGGGAACATCGACGATGTTCAAGCTCAGAGAATGTTACTCGCAGCGAGGCTCTGCCTCACAAGATCAGCTCGGCTTCGGCCTAAAATGAGCCAG ATTCTGAAGATCTTAAGAGAGGAGAAGGACTTGGAGGAGTGGGAGAATTCCCAGTTCATAGGAGGAGAAAAGGACGTAGAAAACACAGACGACGAAGTGTATCCTCATTCAAGCGCCGCGTCCCATCTGGGGCTGGCGCTGCTGGATGTGGACGACACGACGTCGTCCAGCAGCATGGAGCAAAGCGCCAGAATCTCCATGGAAGAATACTTGAAAAGGAGATGGAGTCGATCGTCGAGCTTAGATTAA
- the LOC127787438 gene encoding protein kinase STUNTED-like isoform X2 has translation MTIDEAKAGAIDGRKIIVGVRTDGHGQELLDWALVKVADPGDHVVAVHVCRDSDSSSKEKALMDGYLEAYEGLCTQKKVDLTAEVLIGSSIRKVLVREAKNRAAVAVIVGTNREIPFRTRASVAKYCAKHLPPTTNVLAIHNGKVVYTSLWSNHSPGKKGDPRPSLSRNKNPTSTDNQSEYGDSETSEVANARYSHELIQSSKDGSGDVSSDSRSGNLSAALRQTKLSSSLSFPVEDFGEQRPGWPLLRTGTLATPPTREARKISVVRWVMSLPDRSPPETPQSGASSFASVETDVLLSRESINSMDKNDTSSAHDKLIGQGGCNCVYKGLLPDGRPAAVKVLRSCKQARQDFTQEVEIMSLLEHKNINHLLGISIEDNNLISVYDFCYKGSLEQNLHGNDKQTFVLPWEVRFKVAVGIAEALHYLHEECSPPVIHRDVKSSNILLSDEFEPQLSDFGLAIWGPSGKSFLIDNDVVGTFGYLAPEYFMYGKVSDKIDVYSFGVVLLELLTGRKPICSETAKGWESLVMWVKPKLETGEVKGILDPNLDGNIDDVQAQRMLLAARLCLTRSARLRPKMSQILKILREEKDLEEWENSQFIGGEKDVENTDDEVYPHSSAASHLGLALLDVDDTTSSSSMEQSARISMEEYLKRRWSRSSSLD, from the exons atgaCGATTGACGAGGCTAAGGCTGGGGCAATTGACGGGAGGAAGATCATAGTTGGGGTCAGAACCGATGGCCATGGCCAAGAGCTGCTCGATTGGGCTCTTGTGAAAGTTGCAGATCCAGGAGATCATGTTGTTGCAGTTCATGTGTGCAGAGATTCTG ATTCCAGTTCAAAGGAGAAGGCATTGATGGATGGTTATTTAGAAGCTTATGAAGGCCTATGCACTCAGAAAAag GTAGATCTCACCGCTGAAGTCTTGATTGGAAGCTCAATCCGAAAGGTTCTGGTGAGAGAGGCTAAAAACCGTGCTGCTGTGGCTGTGATCGTGGGGACAAACAGAGAAATCCCTTTCAG GACTCGGGCCTCAGTGGCTAAATATTGTGCGAAGCACCTTCCTCCAACCACCAATGTTCTGGCTATCCACAATGGGAAAGTTGTCTACACAAGTTTGTGGAGTAACCATTCACCAG GTAAGAAAGGAGATCCCAGGCCAAGTCTTTCCCGTAATAAAAATCCTACAAGCACTGACAACCAGTCTGAATATGGCGATTCCGAGACATCTGAGGTTGCAAATGCAAGATACAGCCATGAATTGATTCAGAGCTCTAAAGATGGATCAGGGGACGTTAGCAGTGACTCAAGAAGCGGTAATTTGAGTGCTGCTCTAAGACAGACAAAACTTTCAAGCTCACTTTCATTTCCTGTGGAGGACTTTGGAGAGCAGAGGCCCGGTTGGCCTCTGCTTCGAACAGGTACTCTAGCGACCCCACCAACCAGGGAAGCAAGAAAGATATCTGTGGTGCGGTGGGTAATGAGCTTACCAGACCGATCTCCACCAGAAACTCCTCAGTCCGGGGCTTCCAGTTTTGCTTCAGTCGAAACAGATGTATTGTTGTCGAGAGAGAGCATCAACTCCATGGACAAAAATGACACAAGTTCAGCACACG ACAAGCTAATTGGTCAAGGAGGGTGTAATTGTGTGTACAAGGGGCTTCTTCCGGACGGGAGGCCGGCTGCTGTAAAGGTGTTAAGGTCGTGCAAACAAGCACGGCAGGATTTCACCCAGGAAGTCGAAATCATGAGCTTACTGGAGCATAAAAACATCAACCATTTGCTTGGGATAAGCATTGAAGATAACAACCTAATCTCAGTTTACGATTTCTGCTACAAAGGAAGTCTAGAACAAAACCTACACG GCAATGACAAACAAACCTTTGTGCTGCCATGGGAAGTGAGATTCAAAGTAGCTGTTGGGATTGCCGAAGCCCTTCATTACCTACATGAAGAATGTTCCCCACCGGTCATTCACAGGGATGTGAAGTCTTCAAATATTCTTCTCTCCGATGAGTTTGAACCACAG CTCTCTGATTTTGGGCTAGCAATCTGGGGGCCATCGGGTAAATCATTTCTCATAGACAACGATGTAGTAGGAACTTTTGGGTATCTTGCTCCTGAATACTTCATGTACGGGAAGGTCAGTGACAAGATCGATGTCTACTCTTTCGGTGTGGTTCTTCTTGAACTGTTAACGGGGCGAAAACCGATCTGTTCAGAGACTGCCAAGGGCTGGGAGAGCTTGGTCATGTGG GTGAAACCAAAGCTGGAGACTGGAGAGGTCAAAGGTATACTTGATCCAAATCTAGATGGGAACATCGACGATGTTCAAGCTCAGAGAATGTTACTCGCAGCGAGGCTCTGCCTCACAAGATCAGCTCGGCTTCGGCCTAAAATGAGCCAG ATTCTGAAGATCTTAAGAGAGGAGAAGGACTTGGAGGAGTGGGAGAATTCCCAGTTCATAGGAGGAGAAAAGGACGTAGAAAACACAGACGACGAAGTGTATCCTCATTCAAGCGCCGCGTCCCATCTGGGGCTGGCGCTGCTGGATGTGGACGACACGACGTCGTCCAGCAGCATGGAGCAAAGCGCCAGAATCTCCATGGAAGAATACTTGAAAAGGAGATGGAGTCGATCGTCGAGCTTAGATTAA